A genomic region of Alistipes megaguti contains the following coding sequences:
- a CDS encoding family 20 glycosylhydrolase, translating to MNIIRLSMLGLLMSGLAACADFGREESLLIPTPAKVIRGDGVLDLSHGVTVRTADTLLRPAGDLLSECMEQEGFHITGSGAGSVPITLGLDPTLPAAGYRLRVLRNGVELCGGSYEGVISATSTLRQLLWSADAQRLHRVEIVDEPRFGWRGVMLDVARHFFTVDEVKSLIDRMALYKFNRLHLHLTDDQGWRVEIRRYPQLTEHGAWREPDRNDSLCLARAHTDRDRRFLLPQDRFKEGLYGGFYTREELRDLVDYAARRGVEIIPEIDFPGHSLAALRARPELSCDGQGGAWGKNFSTPLCLGNDATLEFCRNVLTEILEIFPSPYVHIGGDEVEQTAWEHCPRCRQRVADLGLTGIEELQSWFTRELECFLQEHGRILVGWDEVAHDGLSPQSRVMWWRNWNPGTLNDALQQGQHVIISSSEFYYFSGAQDRNSLAKVYGYEPVPNGMPGYDRLIDGVQGHLWSEEAPTKEAVGVRLFPRLLALAETAWCRPDRKDFGRFEQRQPYHLKELSRSGWSYRLPDIGGVCDRNVFVGRTLVRLGVPEGATLYYTLDGSIPDTGAIRYTAPFTVDKDCKLRMRCYDVRGVEGDLADALFEGMNFLSAVNPEGTLVEGLLVRWFDFRGSCCADIDKAPLKEDFISREISIPENVVGDIGLIFDGYIEIPDDGIYSFYTYSDDGSMLRIGGRLVVDNDGLHSRSERSGQIALQRGLHPIELRYFDTNGGVLEAGMIDREGRRIPFTAGMFRH from the coding sequence ATGAATATTATTCGACTTTCCATGCTGGGGCTCCTGATGTCCGGACTGGCCGCTTGTGCGGATTTCGGGCGGGAGGAGTCATTGCTGATCCCAACTCCGGCCAAGGTGATTCGGGGAGACGGCGTACTCGACCTGTCGCACGGCGTGACGGTCCGCACGGCCGATACCCTCTTGCGCCCGGCGGGTGACCTCCTTTCGGAGTGTATGGAGCAGGAGGGGTTCCACATCACCGGGTCCGGAGCCGGGAGTGTGCCGATCACCCTCGGACTCGACCCGACCCTGCCGGCTGCGGGCTATCGGCTGCGGGTTCTACGCAACGGCGTCGAGCTCTGCGGAGGCTCCTACGAAGGGGTGATCTCGGCGACATCCACCCTCCGGCAGCTCCTCTGGAGCGCCGATGCACAGCGGCTGCACCGGGTGGAGATCGTCGATGAACCGCGCTTTGGCTGGCGCGGCGTGATGCTCGACGTGGCCCGTCACTTCTTTACGGTCGACGAGGTAAAGTCGCTCATCGACCGCATGGCCCTCTACAAGTTCAACCGACTGCATCTGCACCTGACCGACGATCAGGGTTGGCGGGTCGAGATCCGCCGCTATCCGCAGCTGACCGAACACGGGGCCTGGCGCGAGCCGGACCGCAACGATTCGCTCTGTCTGGCCCGGGCCCATACCGACCGGGACCGTCGTTTCCTGTTGCCTCAGGACCGCTTCAAAGAGGGACTCTACGGCGGATTCTACACCCGGGAGGAGCTCCGCGATCTGGTGGACTATGCCGCCCGTCGCGGCGTGGAGATCATTCCCGAGATCGATTTCCCGGGCCACTCGCTGGCAGCCCTGCGTGCCCGTCCCGAGCTCTCGTGCGACGGGCAGGGCGGTGCCTGGGGGAAGAACTTTTCGACACCGCTCTGTTTGGGAAACGACGCGACGCTCGAGTTCTGTCGCAACGTCCTGACCGAGATCCTCGAGATCTTTCCCTCGCCTTATGTCCACATCGGCGGCGACGAGGTCGAGCAGACGGCCTGGGAACACTGTCCGCGCTGCCGGCAGAGGGTTGCCGACCTCGGGTTGACGGGAATCGAGGAGCTGCAGTCGTGGTTTACCCGCGAACTCGAATGCTTCCTGCAGGAACACGGCCGCATACTGGTCGGTTGGGACGAGGTGGCACACGACGGACTCTCGCCGCAAAGCCGGGTGATGTGGTGGCGTAACTGGAATCCCGGGACACTCAACGATGCCTTGCAGCAGGGGCAGCATGTGATCATATCTTCGTCGGAGTTTTACTATTTCAGCGGCGCGCAGGACCGTAACTCCCTGGCCAAGGTCTATGGCTACGAACCGGTTCCGAACGGCATGCCCGGATACGACCGGCTGATCGACGGAGTACAGGGCCACCTCTGGAGCGAGGAGGCTCCTACGAAAGAGGCCGTCGGCGTGCGGCTTTTCCCGCGCCTCCTGGCGCTTGCCGAGACGGCCTGGTGCCGCCCCGACCGCAAGGATTTCGGGCGATTCGAACAACGCCAGCCCTATCACCTGAAAGAGCTGTCGCGCAGTGGATGGAGCTATCGGCTGCCCGATATCGGAGGCGTCTGTGATCGCAATGTCTTTGTCGGCCGCACCCTCGTCAGGCTCGGCGTGCCGGAGGGTGCAACGCTCTACTACACACTCGACGGATCAATCCCCGACACCGGCGCAATCCGTTATACCGCACCTTTCACCGTCGATAAGGACTGCAAGCTGCGGATGCGCTGCTACGATGTCCGCGGTGTCGAGGGCGATCTGGCAGATGCCCTCTTCGAGGGGATGAATTTCCTGTCGGCGGTGAATCCCGAGGGGACGTTGGTCGAAGGCCTGCTTGTCCGCTGGTTCGATTTCAGAGGCTCGTGTTGCGCCGACATCGACAAGGCGCCGCTCAAGGAGGACTTCATCAGCCGGGAGATCTCCATCCCGGAGAATGTGGTAGGAGATATCGGGCTGATTTTCGACGGGTATATCGAAATCCCCGACGACGGGATCTATTCGTTCTACACCTATTCGGACGATGGCAGCATGCTCCGGATCGGAGGCAGACTTGTCGTCGACAACGACGGTCTCCATTCGCGTTCCGAGCGCAGCGGACAAATCGCCCTCCAACGGGGACTCCACCCCATCGAACTCCGCTATTTCGATACCAACGGTGGTGTGCTCGAAGCCGGCATGATTGACCGGGAAGGGCGCCGCATCCCCTTTACGGCCGGGATGTTCAGACATTGA